The sequence TTGAACGTCTGGACCTACCGCACGCACAACGATCCGATCGCCTACCTGCAGGCCGCCGGCGAGACGGACTTCACCTGGCGCAAGGACATCGACGCCTGCTGCGCCGTCAATAAGAACGAACCGTTCGACCGGGCGATGAAGGAACTGGCCCCGAAGGCGTGGCTGCGCGGCATTCGGCGGAACCAGGCCGACACGCGCAAGGCCCGGCAGTTCATCGAATGGAGCCCGCGCTACAACTGCCACGCGATCAGCCCGCTGTTGAACTGGTCGACGAGGGACATCTACGGCTATATGAAGCGGCACGACCTGCCGTACCACCCACTGTACGAAGAAGGGTACCTGTCGATCGGCTGCAACCCGCTCAGCTGCACGCGACCCGTGATGGCCGGTGACGACCCGCGGTCGGGCCGCTGGGCCGGTTCGGGCAAGGTCGAGTGCGGTCTGAACGTCGACGTGACGCCACCGGCGGCGCGGCCGTGAGGGGGCTGGTCCCTCTCCAGTGTACCCGTGGTATCCTAGACCGTGTCATCCCGATGGGAGCCTCGACGACCTGGGGGATCTCGAATGGCCGAGAGTCGCCAGGACGGTCGAGATCCCTCCCGTCGCCTTGGGCTCTGCTCGGGATGACAACCGTGGGTGCATGGGCACTTGTTCTGGATCGTTCCAAGTTCCGTCTGAAAGCCCGCGCGTAGGGGCCGGCCTCCGTGCCTGCCCTCTTTGTTGCGTGGAAATGCGGAAGAGGGCAGGCACGGAGGCCTGCCCCTACGTGGCCTTTTCAGACAGGACCTAGCCCTTCCCGGCATACCGGGGTGGGTCGGTTATCCTCCCGCGCAATTTGTGCCCGCGCGCACGTGCGGGTATAACCCCACGCCCTGAATTGGAGAGGAACAACAATATGGAACGCACGCTCATCATCCTGAAGCCCGACGCCGTCCAACGTGGTTTGATCGGCGAGATCATCACACGGTTCGAGAAGAAGGGCCTCGTCGTCGTCGGCCTGAAGTTCACGAAGATCCCGCAACAGCTGGCCGAGACGCACTACGAGGCCCACAAGGCTCGCCCGTTCTACGCGGGCCTGGTGGCGTTCATGACGAGCTCGCCGGTGGTTATCGTGGCGCTGGAAGGCAAGGACGCGATCACGATCTCCCGCAAGATGATGGGCGCCACGTTCGGCTCCAAGGCTGAGCCCGGTACGATCCGCGGGGATTACGGCGTGTCGAACGCCTTCAACCTCATCCACGGTTCCGACTCGCCAGAAGCCGCCCAGCGCGAACTGGGCCTGTTCTTCAACACCGGCGAACTTGTGGATTGGACGCCGGACGGGCTGAAGTGGGTGTACGACTACGCGAAAGGGTCGCCGGAATAGGCTCCGGTTTCCCGGTTCCAAGACTCCAAGAACTGGCATGTCTCTTCCAAGCGAGCGTGCCAGAACTCCTCGTGTCATCCCGAGGGGAGCGGTAGCGACCCGAGGGATCTCGACTTACGGACATCGCTCGGCAGTGGTAGATCCCTCAGGTCGCTACCGCTCCCATTCGGGATGAAACCCGCTTCGTCGCGCTCTCTTCTATTCCCTCCCACCACGCCTGCTTTCATAATCTGTGAAGCGCTCACGATTCACTGTTAATCGCGGGGGCGTGCCGTACAATTCGTCGTCTCTTTCCAGAGGACGAACCCCGGGCCATGCAGATTCTGAAAACGCTTTTCAATAAGACGATCAACAACGTGATCTTCGGCATCACGCTGATGGTGTTGGTGGCCGGTTACATCGCGATCGGTTCGGGGATTCCCGAGGTGCGCGAGCACTTCGAGATGAACGAGCTGCAGTTCTTCGCGGCGTGGCCGATCAAGGTGCTGATGGTGCTGCTGGTGATCAACCTGCTGACCGTCACCTGGACGCGCATCCCGCTCACGCCGCCGCGCTACGGCGTGTGGTGCATCCATCTCGGCATCATCACGTTGATCTTCGGTTTGGCCGGCTACTACGCCAACAAGATCGAAGGCCAGGTCCGCATTCCGCTGGGCGCGAAGGTCGATCACTTTTACGACAACTTCGAGCGTGCGCTCTACGTGAAGCTGAACGGCGAGTGGAGCGACACCTTGCCACTGCACAACCTGCCGCGCTTCAACGAGTATGGCGAGGAACACCGCAACGTCGCGTCGCTGAACAAGTCCGGCCTGCGCGACATCGTGCTTGGATCCATGATGCGCGACGGTGACACCGGTGAAGTGAAGCGCGTGCCGTTCCACGAGGCGTACGGGTGGAAGAACGAGCTGAAGGTCGACATCGTCGGCTATTGGCCGTACGCCAGCGTCGCGACGTCGTTTGCGACCGATCCGGAGTCGAAGGACGTCGGCCTGCGACTGGCCATGGTCGAGCCGCACAGCAACCAGCCGCAGGAAACGTGGCTCATGGGCTCCGACGCCCGCCACCGCCAGCGCACGCTGGGCGACGGGGCGGTCGAGGTGGAGCATCGCCACCAGGAAGACGAGAACATCGTCGAGGGGCTGAAGAACGCCGCCAGTCAGGTGCTGCAGGTCACCTTCAACGTTGGCGACAAGAAGGGGGACACGTTCGTCGAGGTGGGCAAGACCTACCCGCTGGGCGACACGGGCTACGCCGTTCAGGTGGAAAGCTACAACCCGTCGTGGCCGATGTTCGGCACGAACGAGATGGTGCGGGCGATGACGTTCATGGTGATGTCGCCGACTGCCAAGTACCGCCGTATGGTGCTGGAGGGCAAGCCGGTTCAGACCGACTTCAAGCTCGACGAGCCCGGCGGCGGCCCGATGGGCAAGCGACAGACGGAACCGCTCGATAAGGCGCTCACGCTGGGCTTCGCCGTCACCGATCCGTTCCGCCTGATGCCGCGCGAGGCGACGAAGAAGCACACGTTCATCACCACCGGAGACGGCAAGATGTTCGACGTCGCCGTCGCGGCCGATGGACCGTCCAAGATCACCGAGATCCCCGGCGGCCGAGGCACGGTCGACGTCACGATCGACCACAGCGGTCGCGGGCCGTTCCAACCGCCACCGGAACCGGGCACTTCTGATAGCGGCCACATGCACACGCTGCCGCTGAGCGTGGCGCGGGTCGACCAGATCGTCAAGGATGACATGATCATCCCGGTGCCGAGCGCCCAGCGCCAGCGCGACCTCGGCGCCGCCGGCCTCGTGCAGGTGGTGCGGGCGAAGCTGTCGATGGGGCAGTGGTCGAAGACCGTGCTCGTCCCGTTCATGCCCGACGCCGGCGAGAACATGGACTGGAACGCGCCGATCATCAACCTGCCCGAAGGCGGCGCCACCGTGCAGCTGACGCTGTGCAACAGCCGCCTGCGCCTGCCGGCCGAGCTGACGCTGGAACACTTTGAACTGGTCCCCTATCCCGGTGGCGATGCGAACGCACCCAACGCGCTCATCCGCGACTTCCGCTCGACGCTGATCGTGAACGACCCGAACACGAAGGTGACGACGACCGCGGTGGCGCACATGAACAACCCGGTCTACTTCGACAGTGGCCGATGGCTGTTCTTCCAGGCGGCGTACGACGGTGATGGCAAGCAGTGGACGATCCTCGGCGTCGGCAACCGGCCCGGCGTGTGGGTGATGACGATCGGCTGCGTGATGATCTTCGTCGGGCTGATGTACGCGTTCTACCTGAAGCCGATCATCATCCGCCGAATGAAGGCCAACGCGATCGCTGAGGCCGCCGACCGAAAAGCCAAGGCCGCCAAGGCGCAGCAGGTCGCCGAGCCGGAGTTGGTCGCGACGTAACGTCTGGTTCCCTCTCCCGGTACGCCGGGAGAGGGTTAGGGTTAGGGTGAGGGTGATTTCGTGCTCCTGACGGCTCTCGAGAGAACAAATCACCCTCACCCAGCCTCTCCCGGAGTACCGGGAGAGGGGTAAGCAGGAAAATCACCGAGTCCCCAATGTGCATGTTCCGTTACATCGTTCCCACGCTCCTGGTCCTGCTCGCGATCGTTCGTCCCGCGCTGGCCGACGACTTTGCTAAGCAGTTGAAGCTCGACGAGATCCGCAAGATCACTGTCCAAGACCGCCAGACGCTGAAAACGCTCGACACGTTCGCGCGGCAAGCGCTGTCGACGATCACGGGCAAGTCGAAGCTGGACGGCCAGGACGCGGTCTACACGGTTCTGGACATGGCCAGCCGCCCCGAGCTGTACACGGGCCGCAACCTGATCAAGATCAAGAACGTCCCGCTGCGACAGGACTTCATGCGGCTGAAGAACCTGCCGGCGGACGAACGCCAGCGCATCGTCGAAGAGGGCACGATCTCGCTCGAATTCTGGACCAGCGCCGAGGTGGGGCAGCTCATGCGGTCGCTTCAGTCAGAGGCGATCTTCAAAGCCAACGCGATCGGGCAGGTAAACCAGGCCGCCGGCACGCTGCAGAACCTCACGCAGAACATCGCGGTCATCGGGTTGATCCCACCACCGCCCGGCGCTGCGGGTGATAAGAAGTGGCGCGGGTTCGGTGAGGTGTCGGGCAATGTCGCGGTGTGGAACGAGCTTGCCAAAGCCGATGGTCGCACGGCACCGCCGGCTGTGGCGGGGTACGACGATCAACTCGTCGGCGAGGCTGCGATGCGCCTCGTGCGCGTGCTGGTGATGTGGCAGAAGCAGGACGCAGCGGCCGTCAACGAAGAGTTCGGTCACCTGGCCGAGGTGTTGCCTGCCATCAATCCAACTGCTTATCCGTCGCCGCTGAACCGCAAGGTCGAGATCGTCTACAACAAGCTGGCCAAGCTGACGATTCCCGGCGCGTTCCTCTACTTCGGCGCGTTCGTCTGCTTCCTGGTGTCGGCCCGATCTGGGTTGAACGGCGTGCGCCTGTGGGGGCTGCGGTTGTTCCTGCTGGCGTTCGCCGTGCACACGGTCGGCATCGGCATCCGCTGGTGGCTGGTGGCGTCGCAGCATGGCAGCTGGTTCGACGGCATACCGATCAAGAACCAGTTCGAAAGCGTGCTGTTCAGCGCCTGGTTCGGTGCACTCATTGGCCTCTACTTCGAGATGCGCCGAAGCCGGGCGATCTTCGGCGCCGCTGCCAGCTTTGTCGGTTGGTTGTCGCTGGTCGCGATCTTCGCCACGCCGTACGTGACGGGCGTCGAGATCGGTGGCGAGATCGGCCACGTCGCCGGCGTGCTGATGAGCTACTGGCTCTACCTGCACGTCACGCTCGTCGTCGCCAGCTACGCGCTGATCGCGATGGGCTTTGCGCTCAGCATCTGGTGGCTGGTCGGCTACTACCGCAACTACGGCACGCTCAACCGCGAGCCCGCCCGTCGGCTGTCGGCCGACGTGGTGGACCTGGACGATCTGCCCGTCATGGGCGCAAGCGGTGGGGCGATGCAGCTCGGCTTCGCCCGCACGCTGGCGATGATGCTGTTCGTCCCCGGCGCTCGACCTGCCGCCACCCGATCGCAGGCAGCGGTGGTGACGACTGAAGATGTCGAATCCCCCAGTGCCGGCGCCAAGTTCTTAGCGACGCTCGACGCGTGCAACCTCGTCATCCTTCAGCTGGCGTTCTGGGTGTTGGGCGTCGGCATCATTCTCGGTGCCGTGTGGGCTGACCAATCCTGGGGCCGGCCATGGGGCTGGGACCCGAAGGAGACGTTCGCGCTCGTCACTTGGATCGTCTACCTCGTCGTCGTCCACGTACGCGTCGCGACCGTCCACAAGGCCTGGTGGACGGCCATCCTCAGCATCGTCGGGTTCTTCGTGATGCTGTTTAACTGGATCGGCGTGAACTTCTTCCTCGTCGGATTGCACAGCTACGCGTAAGCTAGCACTGGTTCGAGGATGAGGAGGGCGCGCCAATGATCCTGCTGGACACCATCGCACAACACGGGCGAGGCACTTCGTGGTTTGCGATCCTTTGCGTGGCGCTGATCGTCGTATTCCTCGTTCGCTTGGCGATCCCGCGTCGTTCCACCTATGCCGGCCAATGCGATATGTGCGGCGCTGAGAACCCCCACATTGCGAAGTTCTGCAGGCAATGCGGTCAGCGCGTGCGTTAACACTGATCGTTCACTCCTTCAGGCAATCCAGGATCAAATCGATCATCGCTTCCGGCTCGATCGACCCATACAGCCCGGGCAGGTTCAGCCAGATCATCGCGTACCCGATGCCGAGGTTGATGATCTCCCACGCGGGCAGGTTGGGGTCCAGGTCTTTGCGAACATGCCCGGCCTCTTGC is a genomic window of Tepidisphaeraceae bacterium containing:
- a CDS encoding phosphoadenylyl-sulfate reductase encodes the protein MSTVQEQLDLDALNTMFESADHVKIVEWSAAQFGDELVMSSSFGAESAMLIHMAIQHRPSIRIIFTDTGYLFPQTFAHLEALRKRFNLNVWTYRTHNDPIAYLQAAGETDFTWRKDIDACCAVNKNEPFDRAMKELAPKAWLRGIRRNQADTRKARQFIEWSPRYNCHAISPLLNWSTRDIYGYMKRHDLPYHPLYEEGYLSIGCNPLSCTRPVMAGDDPRSGRWAGSGKVECGLNVDVTPPAARP
- the ndk gene encoding nucleoside-diphosphate kinase, coding for MERTLIILKPDAVQRGLIGEIITRFEKKGLVVVGLKFTKIPQQLAETHYEAHKARPFYAGLVAFMTSSPVVIVALEGKDAITISRKMMGATFGSKAEPGTIRGDYGVSNAFNLIHGSDSPEAAQRELGLFFNTGELVDWTPDGLKWVYDYAKGSPE
- the ccsA gene encoding cytochrome c biogenesis protein CcsA, with product MFRYIVPTLLVLLAIVRPALADDFAKQLKLDEIRKITVQDRQTLKTLDTFARQALSTITGKSKLDGQDAVYTVLDMASRPELYTGRNLIKIKNVPLRQDFMRLKNLPADERQRIVEEGTISLEFWTSAEVGQLMRSLQSEAIFKANAIGQVNQAAGTLQNLTQNIAVIGLIPPPPGAAGDKKWRGFGEVSGNVAVWNELAKADGRTAPPAVAGYDDQLVGEAAMRLVRVLVMWQKQDAAAVNEEFGHLAEVLPAINPTAYPSPLNRKVEIVYNKLAKLTIPGAFLYFGAFVCFLVSARSGLNGVRLWGLRLFLLAFAVHTVGIGIRWWLVASQHGSWFDGIPIKNQFESVLFSAWFGALIGLYFEMRRSRAIFGAAASFVGWLSLVAIFATPYVTGVEIGGEIGHVAGVLMSYWLYLHVTLVVASYALIAMGFALSIWWLVGYYRNYGTLNREPARRLSADVVDLDDLPVMGASGGAMQLGFARTLAMMLFVPGARPAATRSQAAVVTTEDVESPSAGAKFLATLDACNLVILQLAFWVLGVGIILGAVWADQSWGRPWGWDPKETFALVTWIVYLVVVHVRVATVHKAWWTAILSIVGFFVMLFNWIGVNFFLVGLHSYA
- a CDS encoding zinc-ribbon domain-containing protein; translated protein: MILLDTIAQHGRGTSWFAILCVALIVVFLVRLAIPRRSTYAGQCDMCGAENPHIAKFCRQCGQRVR